In the Kitasatospora terrestris genome, one interval contains:
- a CDS encoding peptidylprolyl isomerase has product MNRKSLALLTAAATLPLALSGTAAAQPSGAGPAASAACSYTPAVPADNFKGIPVFDAKRAAKPYSATLRTSQGAITFKALTDKAPCTTFSFRFLAEHDYFDRSHCHRLTTQRIFVLQCGDPTGTGSGGPGYSFPDENLEGATYPAGTVAMANAGPNTNGSQFFFVWKDTKLSPAYTPFGRVTAGLDVLQRIAAGGEDDQNNPGDGFPTLPVNIRHVAITKR; this is encoded by the coding sequence GTGAACCGCAAGTCCTTGGCCCTGCTCACCGCCGCGGCCACCCTGCCGCTCGCTCTGTCCGGCACCGCCGCCGCCCAGCCCTCCGGGGCGGGCCCCGCGGCGTCCGCCGCCTGCAGCTACACCCCGGCGGTCCCGGCCGACAACTTCAAGGGCATCCCGGTGTTCGACGCGAAGCGGGCGGCGAAGCCGTACAGCGCGACGCTGCGCACCTCCCAGGGCGCGATCACGTTCAAGGCGCTGACCGACAAGGCGCCGTGCACCACGTTCTCGTTCCGGTTCCTGGCCGAGCACGACTACTTCGACCGCAGCCACTGCCACCGGCTCACCACCCAGCGCATCTTCGTGCTGCAGTGCGGCGACCCGACCGGCACCGGCAGCGGCGGGCCCGGCTACTCCTTCCCGGACGAGAACCTGGAGGGCGCCACCTATCCGGCCGGGACGGTGGCGATGGCCAACGCCGGCCCGAACACCAACGGCAGCCAGTTCTTCTTCGTCTGGAAGGACACCAAGCTCTCCCCCGCCTACACGCCGTTCGGTCGGGTGACGGCGGGGCTCGACGTCCTGCAGAGGATCGCGGCGGGCGGCGAGGACGACCAGAACAACCCGGGCGACGGCTTCCCCACCCTGCCGGTGAACATCCGTCACGTCGCCATCACCAAGCGCTGA
- a CDS encoding class I SAM-dependent methyltransferase: MDSSAWDTRYRSSELVWGTEPNRWVAAETADLPPGRALDLAAGEGRNSLWLAARGWRVTAVDFSPVALGRARALAAALPAEAGARVELVEADVLRYEPEAAGYDLVLIAYLQLPAGQFASVLVRAAGAVAPGGTLLVVGHDSTNLAGGVGGPQDPAVLYRLPEILATLAGSGLTAVRAERVRRPATRPDGTPGEAIDTLVRLRRG; this comes from the coding sequence TTGGACAGCAGCGCCTGGGACACCCGCTACCGCAGCTCGGAGCTGGTCTGGGGCACCGAGCCCAACCGCTGGGTCGCCGCGGAGACCGCCGACCTGCCGCCCGGGCGGGCGCTCGACCTGGCGGCCGGCGAGGGCCGCAACAGCCTGTGGCTGGCGGCCCGGGGCTGGCGGGTGACCGCGGTGGACTTCTCCCCCGTCGCGCTGGGCCGCGCCCGCGCGCTCGCCGCCGCGCTGCCCGCGGAGGCGGGCGCCCGGGTGGAGCTGGTCGAGGCGGACGTGCTGCGGTACGAGCCGGAGGCGGCCGGGTACGACCTGGTGCTGATCGCATACCTGCAGTTGCCCGCCGGGCAGTTCGCGTCCGTGCTGGTGCGCGCGGCGGGGGCGGTCGCACCGGGCGGCACGCTGCTGGTGGTGGGTCACGACTCGACCAACCTCGCCGGGGGCGTGGGCGGGCCGCAGGACCCGGCGGTGCTGTACCGCCTGCCGGAGATCCTCGCCACCCTCGCCGGCAGCGGCCTGACGGCCGTTCGGGCGGAGCGGGTCCGCCGCCCTGCGACCCGTCCTGACGGGACGCCGGGTGAGGCGATCGACACCCTGGTGCGCCTGCGTCGCGGGTGA
- a CDS encoding helix-turn-helix transcriptional regulator: protein MDRDQLADFLRRSRTRLGPRDVGLPEGPRRRTPGLRREEVAVLAGMSADYYVRLEQARSPQPSDQMLAALTRALRLGVDERDHLYLLAGHRPPEADRAGEYLRPSLLYLLDRLEGVPVQVLSDLGDLLAQNELAQALFGCVCSVARPDRNIVLRWFSDRVVRDRLAAEEHEEYARQLVADLRAAVVRRGTDEASRALLARLRASAAGQEFAALWERHEVAVRTSHPYRLVHPELGRIVFDCEVLATPAADQRLRVFTPPPGGTEALDLLRALGPEHRHCAEAASRGS from the coding sequence ATGGACCGCGATCAGCTCGCCGACTTCCTGCGCCGGTCCCGGACGCGGCTGGGCCCGCGGGACGTCGGGCTGCCCGAGGGGCCGCGGCGGCGCACGCCCGGGCTGCGCCGCGAGGAAGTGGCCGTGCTCGCCGGGATGTCCGCCGACTACTACGTGCGTCTGGAGCAGGCCAGGAGCCCGCAGCCGTCGGACCAGATGCTGGCCGCGCTGACCCGGGCCCTGCGGCTGGGCGTCGACGAGCGCGACCACCTGTACCTGCTCGCCGGCCACCGCCCGCCGGAGGCCGACCGGGCCGGGGAGTACCTGCGGCCGAGCCTGCTGTACCTGCTCGACCGGCTGGAGGGCGTCCCGGTGCAGGTGCTGAGCGACCTGGGTGACCTGCTGGCGCAGAACGAGCTGGCGCAGGCGCTGTTCGGCTGCGTCTGCTCGGTGGCCCGCCCGGACCGCAACATCGTGCTGCGCTGGTTCTCCGACCGGGTGGTGCGTGATCGCCTGGCCGCCGAGGAGCACGAGGAGTACGCCCGGCAGCTGGTCGCCGACCTGCGCGCCGCGGTCGTCCGGCGCGGCACCGACGAGGCGTCCCGCGCCCTCCTCGCCCGGCTCCGGGCCTCGGCCGCCGGGCAGGAGTTCGCGGCGCTCTGGGAGCGGCACGAGGTGGCGGTCCGGACCTCGCACCCGTACCGGCTGGTCCATCCCGAGCTGGGCCGGATCGTCTTCGACTGCGAGGTGCTGGCGACGCCGGCGGCCGACCAGCGCCTGCGCGTCTTCACCCCGCCGCCCGGCGGCACCGAAGCCCTCGACCTGCTGCGCGCGCTCGGCCCCGAGCACCGGCACTGCGCCGAGGCTGCCTCCCGCGGCTCCTAG
- a CDS encoding alpha/beta hydrolase, translating to MKASLLAVPGARLRHLVRGSGPVLVLVAGGHGDATATEALADRLADRYTVLTYDRRGLSGSTADRPGASPRTHADDLSRLLAAHTAEPAHVYGSSLGALIGLELTARHPGQVATLVAHEPPVTQVLPDPERAAALRDLRSAEEAFAADGTAPALRRFAELVGIDPSDREPEVELRAPGPQQRANAAFLLTHDTPAVRTHRLDLAALAASPARIVPAAGEDSARYWPHRCAALLAERLGIACEPFPGGHNAYVLRPRATAERLHQVLGGGAEFQRHVRDRPGGVHAR from the coding sequence ATGAAAGCGTCCCTGCTGGCAGTACCCGGCGCCCGGCTGCGCCACCTCGTCCGCGGCTCGGGCCCCGTGCTGGTGCTCGTCGCCGGCGGCCACGGGGACGCCACCGCGACCGAGGCCCTCGCCGACCGCCTCGCCGACCGGTACACCGTCCTCACCTACGACCGCCGCGGCCTGTCCGGAAGCACCGCCGACCGGCCCGGAGCGAGCCCCCGCACGCACGCCGACGACCTCTCCCGGCTGCTCGCCGCCCACACCGCCGAGCCCGCCCACGTCTACGGGAGCAGCCTCGGCGCGCTGATCGGGCTGGAACTCACCGCCCGACACCCCGGGCAGGTCGCCACCCTCGTCGCCCACGAACCGCCCGTCACCCAGGTCCTGCCGGATCCCGAGCGGGCCGCCGCCCTCAGGGACCTGCGCTCCGCCGAGGAGGCCTTCGCGGCTGACGGAACCGCCCCGGCCCTGCGCAGGTTCGCGGAGCTCGTCGGCATCGACCCGAGCGACCGCGAGCCGGAGGTCGAACTCCGAGCCCCGGGCCCGCAGCAGCGGGCGAACGCAGCCTTCCTGCTCACCCACGACACCCCGGCCGTCCGTACCCACCGGCTCGACCTGGCCGCGCTCGCCGCGTCCCCGGCCCGGATCGTCCCCGCCGCCGGCGAGGACTCCGCCCGCTACTGGCCGCACCGCTGCGCCGCCCTGCTCGCCGAGCGGCTGGGGATTGCCTGCGAGCCGTTCCCCGGCGGGCACAACGCCTACGTCCTCCGTCCGCGGGCGACCGCGGAGCGGCTCCACCAGGTGCTCGGCGGCGGAGCCGAATTCCAGAGGCACGTGCGGGACCGGCCGGGTGGGGTGCACGCTCGGTAG
- a CDS encoding glycine hydroxymethyltransferase, producing MVRHEETALAQSALPPHTAANAAADTAFRSALDVIRAVEPRVADAIGGELADQRESLKLIASENYASPAVLLAMGNWLSDKYAEGTVGRRFYAGCRNVDTVEALAAEHARELFGAEHAYVQPHSGIDANLTAFWAVLSQRVESPALQRAGVRNVNDLTEQDWAELRRELGNQRMLGMSLDTGGHLTHGFRPNISGKMFDQRSYGTDPVTGLVDYDAVRAAAREFRPLILVAGYSAYPRLVNFRLMREIADEVGATLMVDMAHFAGLVAGKVLTGDFDPVAHAQIVTTTTHKSLRGPRGGMVLCDSELAEHVDRGCPLVLGGPLSHVMAAKAVAFAEARRPEFRQYAQQVVDNAQALAEGLLRRGGKLVTGGTDNHLVLADVTGYGLTGRQAEAALLDSGVVTNRNSVPQDPNGAWYTSGVRIGTPALTTRGLGLAEMDEIADLIDTVLRNTAPAEGKGGSPSKAQYRLDDAVRDAVAKRASELLAPFPLYPGVDLA from the coding sequence ATGGTTCGTCATGAGGAGACCGCCTTGGCCCAGTCCGCGCTTCCCCCGCACACCGCCGCGAACGCCGCCGCCGACACCGCGTTCCGCTCCGCGCTCGACGTGATCCGCGCCGTGGAGCCGCGGGTCGCCGACGCGATCGGCGGTGAACTCGCCGACCAGCGCGAGTCGCTGAAGCTGATCGCCAGCGAGAACTACGCCTCCCCCGCGGTGCTGCTCGCCATGGGCAACTGGCTGAGCGACAAGTACGCCGAGGGCACCGTCGGCCGCCGCTTCTACGCGGGCTGCCGCAACGTCGACACCGTCGAGGCGCTGGCCGCCGAGCACGCGCGCGAGCTGTTCGGCGCCGAGCACGCGTACGTGCAGCCGCACTCGGGCATCGACGCCAACCTCACCGCCTTCTGGGCGGTGCTCTCGCAGCGCGTCGAGAGTCCGGCGCTGCAGCGCGCCGGGGTGCGCAACGTCAACGACCTGACCGAGCAGGACTGGGCCGAGCTGCGCCGCGAGCTGGGCAACCAGCGGATGCTCGGCATGTCGCTGGACACCGGCGGCCACCTCACCCACGGCTTCCGTCCGAACATCTCCGGCAAGATGTTCGACCAGCGCAGCTACGGCACCGACCCGGTGACCGGCCTGGTCGACTACGACGCGGTGCGCGCCGCCGCCCGCGAGTTCAGGCCGCTGATCCTGGTCGCCGGCTACTCGGCGTACCCGCGGCTGGTCAACTTCCGCCTGATGCGCGAGATCGCCGACGAGGTCGGCGCCACCCTGATGGTCGACATGGCGCACTTCGCGGGCCTGGTCGCGGGCAAGGTGCTGACCGGCGACTTCGACCCGGTGGCGCACGCCCAGATCGTCACCACCACCACGCACAAGTCGCTGCGCGGCCCGCGCGGCGGCATGGTGCTGTGCGACTCCGAGCTCGCCGAGCACGTCGACCGGGGCTGCCCGCTGGTCCTCGGCGGCCCGCTGTCGCACGTGATGGCCGCCAAGGCCGTCGCCTTCGCCGAGGCCCGCCGCCCCGAGTTCCGGCAGTACGCCCAGCAGGTCGTCGACAACGCGCAGGCGCTCGCCGAGGGCCTGCTGCGGCGCGGCGGCAAGCTGGTCACCGGCGGCACCGACAACCACCTGGTGCTCGCCGACGTCACCGGCTACGGCCTGACCGGCCGCCAGGCCGAGGCGGCGCTGCTGGACTCCGGCGTGGTCACCAACCGCAACTCCGTCCCGCAGGACCCGAACGGCGCCTGGTACACCTCCGGCGTGCGGATCGGCACCCCGGCGCTCACCACCCGCGGCCTCGGCCTCGCCGAGATGGACGAGATCGCCGACCTGATCGACACCGTGCTGCGCAACACCGCGCCCGCCGAGGGCAAGGGGGGCAGCCCGTCCAAGGCCCAGTACCGCCTCGACGACGCGGTCCGCGACGCGGTCGCCAAGCGCGCGTCGGAGCTGCTCGCGCCGTTCCCGCTCTACCCGGGCGTCGACCTGGCCTGA
- a CDS encoding DinB family protein, protein MTWTAPEITRPDGSLSAPEGEMLPGYLAFHRATLLHKCAGLTGEQLAVAPLPDSNLTLLGLVRHMAKVERTWFRIRFSALPVEPLHFVEGRKDADFELLDPARAEEDYDRLVEEVRLADEAVAGVPLDTTFDLDGEAMSLRMIHLHMIGEYARHNGHADLVRQHLDGTTGA, encoded by the coding sequence ATGACCTGGACCGCACCCGAGATCACCCGCCCCGACGGCTCGCTCTCCGCCCCCGAGGGCGAGATGCTCCCCGGCTACCTGGCCTTCCACCGCGCCACCCTGCTGCACAAGTGCGCGGGCCTGACCGGCGAGCAGCTCGCCGTCGCCCCGCTGCCGGACTCCAACCTCACCCTGCTCGGCCTGGTGCGCCACATGGCCAAGGTCGAGCGCACCTGGTTCCGGATCCGGTTCTCCGCGCTGCCCGTGGAGCCGCTGCACTTCGTCGAGGGCCGCAAGGACGCCGACTTCGAGCTCCTCGACCCGGCCCGCGCCGAGGAGGACTACGACCGCCTGGTCGAGGAGGTCCGCCTCGCCGACGAGGCCGTCGCCGGAGTGCCGCTGGACACCACCTTCGACCTCGACGGCGAGGCGATGTCGCTGCGCATGATCCACCTGCACATGATCGGCGAGTACGCCCGCCACAACGGCCACGCCGACCTGGTCCGCCAGCACCTCGACGGCACCACCGGCGCCTGA
- a CDS encoding VOC family protein: MSVELNHTIVHARDARESAEFLAHVLGLEVGTPWGPFVPVATSNGVTLDFASIPAESIVMQHYAFLVTDEVFDAAFARIRAEGLAHWADPHGKLPGEINHHHGGRGVYFLDPAGHGLELITRPYDTHLPAA, from the coding sequence GTGTCCGTCGAACTGAACCACACCATCGTCCACGCCCGGGACGCCCGGGAGTCCGCCGAATTCCTCGCCCACGTCCTCGGGCTCGAGGTCGGCACCCCCTGGGGCCCGTTCGTCCCCGTCGCCACGTCCAACGGCGTCACCCTGGACTTCGCCTCGATCCCGGCGGAGTCCATCGTCATGCAGCACTACGCGTTCCTCGTCACCGACGAGGTCTTCGACGCCGCCTTCGCGCGCATCCGGGCCGAGGGCCTGGCCCACTGGGCCGACCCGCACGGCAAGCTGCCCGGCGAGATCAACCACCACCACGGCGGCCGCGGCGTCTACTTCCTCGACCCCGCCGGCCACGGCCTGGAACTCATCACCCGCCCCTACGACACCCACCTGCCCGCCGCCTGA
- a CDS encoding carbohydrate-binding protein, which translates to MERATPPPSPTPARPARHRRRRGAVGLLSALGLLAGAVAAFTAAEPATAATLGSNWYASAPYLMPEDNSPPDAAAVMDATGQKAFQLAFILAQGNSCSPAWGGTSSIDSDTTMPAVIKKIRDKGGDVSVSVGGYGGTKLGQTCGTPEATAAGYQKVITKYGLKAIDFDLEEPEYENTAAIHNEIGAARILQQNNPGLYVSITTAGTNAGTGWFGTQMLNEAKSQGFTPNNYSIMPFDGGFNGAAAQTDALVKFNQILQTTFGWTEANAYAHEGVSLMNGRTDAAEYFRQADFQTVLDFATAHKLARYTYWSVNRDRQCPGTVDPGLSGSCSSVAQNDWDFTKFTVKFAGATPPTTQPPTSNPPTSNPPGTCTDPAWSATTTYTAGNKVSYNSHKYHAKWWTLNENPASSGQWGPWADDGPC; encoded by the coding sequence ATGGAACGCGCAACGCCCCCACCGTCCCCCACCCCCGCCCGTCCCGCGCGGCACCGCCGGCGCCGCGGCGCGGTCGGACTGCTCTCCGCCCTCGGCCTCCTGGCCGGCGCGGTCGCCGCGTTCACCGCCGCCGAGCCGGCCACCGCGGCCACCCTCGGCTCCAACTGGTACGCCTCCGCGCCGTACCTGATGCCCGAGGACAACAGCCCGCCGGACGCGGCCGCCGTCATGGACGCCACCGGCCAGAAGGCCTTCCAACTGGCCTTCATCCTGGCCCAGGGCAACAGCTGCTCCCCCGCCTGGGGCGGCACCTCCTCGATCGACTCCGACACCACCATGCCCGCGGTCATCAAGAAGATCCGCGACAAGGGCGGCGACGTCTCGGTCTCCGTCGGCGGCTACGGCGGCACCAAGCTCGGCCAGACCTGCGGCACCCCCGAGGCGACCGCCGCGGGCTACCAGAAGGTGATCACCAAGTACGGCCTCAAGGCGATCGACTTCGACCTGGAGGAGCCCGAGTACGAGAACACCGCCGCCATCCACAACGAGATCGGCGCGGCCCGGATCCTGCAGCAGAACAACCCGGGCCTGTACGTCTCGATCACCACCGCCGGCACCAACGCGGGCACCGGCTGGTTCGGCACCCAGATGCTCAACGAGGCCAAGTCCCAGGGCTTCACGCCGAACAACTACTCCATCATGCCGTTCGACGGCGGCTTCAACGGCGCGGCGGCCCAGACCGACGCCCTGGTGAAGTTCAACCAGATCCTGCAGACCACCTTCGGCTGGACCGAGGCCAACGCCTACGCCCACGAAGGCGTCTCGCTGATGAACGGCCGCACCGACGCCGCCGAGTACTTCCGGCAGGCCGACTTCCAGACCGTGCTGGACTTCGCCACCGCGCACAAGCTGGCCCGCTACACCTACTGGTCGGTCAACCGCGACCGCCAGTGCCCCGGCACCGTCGACCCGGGCCTGTCCGGCTCGTGCTCCAGCGTCGCCCAGAACGACTGGGACTTCACCAAGTTCACCGTGAAGTTCGCCGGTGCCACGCCGCCCACCACCCAGCCCCCGACCAGCAACCCGCCGACCAGCAACCCGCCGGGCACCTGCACCGACCCCGCGTGGAGCGCCACCACCACGTACACCGCGGGCAACAAGGTCTCCTACAACAGCCACAAGTACCACGCCAAGTGGTGGACCCTGAACGAGAACCCGGCCTCCAGCGGCCAGTGGGGTCCGTGGGCCGACGACGGCCCCTGCTGA
- a CDS encoding RICIN domain-containing protein, which translates to MQRTPLGRLFAAGTVLALGATGLTTLSAAHAADTTAQVWITTADGSSRLTRGADAAFSSGTPQSLDIAVDAGDVRQPLVGFGASFTESAAHLVAGLDSSNRSALMNDLFGPNGIGLNYLRQPLGASDFVAKLPFYTYEDTRGSFSIARDQAEILPAVTQARAVNPAIRIMGTPWSAPAWMKSSGSLNGGALRPENYGDYADYLVKAVKAYQGAGAPISDLTVQNEPEFETGYPSTGMTAAQQADFIKVLDGRLTAAGLGTEVYAYDHNWDNAGYPLSVLSRASSVARLKGAAFHCYGGQPEAEQQVYDTGKAVYFTECSGTDSADRSRTFADTLKWQTENLVIRNLRSGGRTVLLWNMALDANGGPQYGNCATNCNGVVEINGNAYTRNAEYYLLGHIAKFTKSGAHRIGSTSQGSGGLQNVAFLNPDGSRGAVVLNATGSSQHFSISDSGRSLSYDLPAGAVATFTWPGAPVSGPTQSPSPGQSSGPISPTAWYTAANLNSGKCVDAAGWGTANGTAVQQWACGTGANQQWQFAPTDSGWYRITNRNAAGAGQVLDVTGASTADGAKIQTWQWSSGANQQWKPVAQAGGTYALVSRSSGKCLDVTDVSTADGARLQQWSCTGGAAQSFRLTAVG; encoded by the coding sequence ATGCAACGCACCCCGCTCGGCCGGCTGTTCGCCGCCGGCACCGTCCTGGCGCTCGGCGCCACCGGACTGACCACCCTCTCCGCGGCGCACGCCGCCGACACCACCGCCCAGGTCTGGATCACCACCGCCGACGGGTCCAGCCGGCTCACCCGGGGCGCCGACGCGGCGTTCTCCTCGGGCACCCCGCAGTCGCTGGACATCGCGGTCGACGCCGGCGACGTCCGCCAGCCGCTGGTCGGCTTCGGCGCCTCCTTCACCGAGTCCGCCGCGCACCTGGTGGCGGGCCTGGACAGCTCCAACCGCTCGGCGCTGATGAACGACCTCTTCGGCCCGAACGGCATCGGCCTGAACTACCTGCGCCAACCGCTGGGCGCCTCCGACTTCGTCGCCAAGCTGCCCTTCTACACCTACGAGGACACCCGCGGGTCCTTCTCGATCGCCCGCGACCAGGCCGAGATCCTGCCCGCCGTCACCCAGGCCCGCGCGGTCAACCCGGCGATCCGGATCATGGGCACCCCGTGGTCCGCCCCCGCCTGGATGAAGTCCTCCGGCTCCCTGAACGGCGGCGCCCTCAGGCCGGAGAACTACGGCGACTACGCGGACTACCTGGTCAAGGCCGTCAAGGCGTACCAGGGCGCGGGCGCCCCGATCAGCGACCTCACCGTCCAGAACGAGCCCGAGTTCGAGACCGGCTACCCCTCCACCGGGATGACCGCCGCCCAGCAGGCCGACTTCATCAAGGTGCTGGACGGCAGGCTCACCGCGGCCGGCCTCGGCACCGAGGTGTACGCCTACGACCACAACTGGGACAACGCCGGCTACCCGCTCTCGGTGCTCTCCCGGGCCTCCTCGGTGGCCCGGCTGAAGGGCGCCGCCTTCCACTGCTACGGCGGTCAGCCGGAGGCCGAGCAGCAGGTGTACGACACCGGGAAGGCCGTCTACTTCACCGAGTGCTCCGGCACCGACTCCGCGGACAGGTCGCGCACCTTCGCCGACACCCTCAAGTGGCAGACCGAGAACCTGGTGATCCGCAACCTGCGCAGCGGCGGCCGCACCGTGCTGCTGTGGAACATGGCGCTGGACGCCAACGGCGGCCCGCAGTACGGCAACTGCGCCACCAACTGCAACGGCGTGGTGGAGATCAACGGCAACGCGTACACCCGCAACGCCGAGTACTACCTGCTCGGGCACATCGCCAAGTTCACGAAGTCCGGTGCGCACCGCATCGGTTCGACCAGCCAGGGCAGCGGCGGGCTGCAGAACGTCGCCTTCCTCAACCCCGACGGCTCGCGCGGCGCGGTGGTGCTCAACGCCACCGGCTCCTCGCAGCACTTCTCGATCAGCGACAGCGGCCGCTCGCTGAGCTACGACCTGCCGGCCGGCGCGGTCGCCACCTTCACCTGGCCCGGCGCGCCGGTCTCCGGTCCCACGCAGTCCCCCTCGCCCGGCCAGTCCTCCGGGCCGATCTCCCCCACCGCCTGGTACACCGCGGCCAACCTCAACTCCGGCAAGTGCGTGGACGCCGCCGGGTGGGGCACCGCCAACGGCACCGCCGTGCAGCAGTGGGCCTGCGGCACCGGCGCCAACCAGCAGTGGCAGTTCGCCCCGACCGACAGCGGCTGGTACCGGATCACCAACCGCAACGCCGCGGGCGCCGGCCAGGTGCTCGACGTGACCGGGGCCTCCACCGCCGACGGCGCCAAGATCCAGACCTGGCAGTGGTCCTCGGGCGCCAACCAGCAGTGGAAGCCGGTCGCCCAGGCCGGCGGCACGTACGCCCTGGTCTCCCGGTCCAGCGGCAAGTGCCTGGACGTCACCGACGTCTCCACCGCGGACGGCGCCCGGCTGCAGCAGTGGTCCTGCACCGGCGGCGCGGCCCAGTCCTTCCGCCTCACCGCCGTGGGCTGA
- a CDS encoding discoidin domain-containing protein, which yields MNRPVLGAATAGAVALSLLGSTTAVQAAAAARRPGPALAEVWVTTPDRAELLHHRDPVAFAPGGSDRTTITVDPQQTFQSMDGFGAALTDSAAAVLAGLAPDARERAMRQLFDPEQGIGVSFLRQPVGSSDFTAATEHYSLDDVPAGQTDFPLAHFSIARDEQRVLPLLREARRLNPELTVMATPWSPPAWMKTTDSLIGGRLKDDPKIYDAYARYLVEFVRAYAAAGVPIDYLSLQNEPQNRRPGGYPGTDLPVEQELAVIRILGPLLEQAGQRTKILGYDHNWTTHPGDVSTTPAGEDPQTDYPYRLLDSDAARWIAGTAYHCYAGDPGAQSKLHAAHPDKGVWFTECSGSHGPNDTPEQIFRGTLTWHARTLTVGAPRNWAKSVVNWNIALREDGGPHLGGCDTCTGLLTVHPDGTVTTDAEYFTIGHLSKFVRPGAVRIASTNYGTTGWNGQLTDVAFRNPDGSTALVVHNENDAPRSFAVAVGGQRFEYTLPGGALATFTWPASHRLRSQEREIPLDGAKATALPAGTDAAAALDGDGSTRWSSGQAQAPGQYLQVDLGRPTRFDRLALDSGDNLGDYARGWRVEAGEDGTHWRTLATGTGTGQLTTVDLPGTRTRHLRITSTGTAGAWWSIADLRLYR from the coding sequence ATGAACAGACCCGTCCTCGGCGCCGCCACCGCCGGTGCGGTGGCGCTGAGCCTGCTGGGCAGCACCACCGCGGTCCAGGCCGCCGCCGCGGCCCGCCGGCCCGGCCCCGCCCTCGCCGAGGTCTGGGTCACCACCCCGGACCGCGCCGAACTCCTCCACCACCGCGACCCGGTCGCCTTCGCCCCCGGCGGCTCGGACCGCACCACCATCACCGTCGACCCGCAGCAGACCTTCCAGTCGATGGACGGCTTCGGCGCCGCCCTCACCGACTCCGCCGCGGCCGTCCTCGCCGGACTCGCCCCGGACGCCCGGGAGCGCGCCATGCGGCAGCTCTTCGACCCGGAGCAGGGCATCGGCGTCAGCTTCCTGCGCCAGCCCGTCGGCTCCTCCGACTTCACCGCCGCCACCGAGCACTACAGCCTGGACGACGTCCCGGCCGGGCAGACCGACTTCCCGCTGGCGCACTTCTCGATCGCCCGCGACGAGCAGCGGGTCCTCCCCCTGCTGCGCGAGGCCCGCCGGCTCAACCCGGAGCTCACCGTGATGGCCACCCCGTGGTCGCCGCCCGCCTGGATGAAGACCACCGACTCGCTGATCGGCGGCCGGCTCAAGGACGACCCGAAGATCTACGACGCCTACGCCCGCTACCTGGTGGAGTTCGTCCGGGCCTACGCGGCGGCCGGCGTGCCGATCGACTACCTCTCGCTGCAGAACGAGCCGCAGAACCGCCGCCCCGGCGGCTACCCGGGCACCGACCTGCCGGTCGAGCAGGAGCTCGCGGTCATCCGGATCCTCGGCCCGCTGCTCGAGCAGGCCGGCCAGCGCACGAAGATCCTCGGCTACGACCACAACTGGACCACCCACCCCGGCGACGTCTCCACCACCCCGGCCGGCGAGGACCCGCAGACCGACTACCCGTACCGGCTGCTGGACAGCGACGCCGCCCGCTGGATCGCCGGCACCGCCTACCACTGCTACGCCGGCGACCCCGGCGCGCAGAGCAAGCTGCACGCCGCCCACCCCGACAAGGGCGTCTGGTTCACCGAGTGCTCCGGCTCGCACGGGCCGAACGACACCCCCGAGCAGATCTTCCGCGGAACGCTCACCTGGCACGCCCGCACGCTGACCGTCGGCGCACCCCGCAACTGGGCCAAGTCGGTGGTCAACTGGAACATCGCCCTGCGCGAGGACGGCGGCCCGCACCTCGGCGGCTGCGACACCTGCACCGGGCTGCTCACCGTCCACCCGGACGGCACGGTCACCACCGACGCCGAGTACTTCACCATCGGCCACCTGTCGAAGTTCGTCCGGCCCGGCGCGGTCCGGATCGCCTCGACCAACTACGGCACCACCGGCTGGAACGGGCAGCTGACCGACGTCGCCTTCCGCAACCCGGACGGGTCGACCGCACTGGTGGTGCACAACGAGAACGACGCCCCGCGCAGCTTCGCCGTGGCCGTCGGCGGGCAGCGCTTCGAGTACACCCTGCCGGGCGGCGCACTGGCCACCTTCACCTGGCCGGCCTCGCACCGACTGCGCTCCCAGGAGCGGGAGATCCCCCTCGACGGGGCGAAGGCCACCGCCCTGCCCGCGGGCACCGACGCGGCCGCCGCCCTCGACGGCGACGGCTCGACCCGCTGGTCCAGCGGGCAGGCCCAGGCACCCGGCCAGTACCTCCAGGTCGACCTCGGGCGGCCGACCCGCTTCGACCGGCTCGCCCTGGACAGCGGCGACAACCTCGGCGACTACGCCCGCGGCTGGCGCGTCGAGGCCGGCGAGGACGGCACCCACTGGCGCACCCTCGCGACCGGTACGGGCACCGGCCAGCTGACCACCGTCGACCTGCCCGGCACCCGCACCCGGCACCTGCGGATCACCAGCACCGGTACCGCGGGCGCCTGGTGGAGCATCGCCGACCTCCGCCTGTACCGCTGA